Proteins encoded within one genomic window of Humulus lupulus chromosome 1, drHumLupu1.1, whole genome shotgun sequence:
- the LOC133812584 gene encoding NEDD8-conjugating enzyme Ubc12 isoform X2, which translates to MIRLFKVKEKQRELAENANGGAPVKKQSAGELRLHKDITELNLPKSCAISFPSGKDDLMNFEVTIRPDEGYYLGGTFLFSFHVSPVYPHEAPKVKCKTKVYHPNIDLEGNVCLNILREDWKPVLNINTIIYGLYHLFTEPNYEDPLNHDAAAVLRDNPKMFESNVRRAMAGGYVGQTSFPRCM; encoded by the exons ATGATTAGACTATTTAAAGTAAAGGAGAAGCAGAGAGAACTTGCTGAAAATGCCAACGGAGGGGCACCTGTTAAGAAGCAGTCCGCTGGGGAGTTGCGTCTTCATAAAG ATATAACTGAACTGAACCTACCGAAATCATGTGCCATTTCTTTCCCAAGTGGCAAGGATGACCTGATGAATTTTGAGGTTACAATTCGACCTGATGAAGGATATTATCT AGGTGGCACATTTTTGTTCTCTTTCCATGTTTCGCCTGTTTATCCACACGAAGCACCAAAAGTCAAGTGTAAGACCAAG GTCTACCATCCTAATATTGACTTGGAAGGGAATGTATGTCTGAACATCTTGAGAGAAGATTGGAAACCTGTTCTCAATATAAACACTATAATCTACGGATTGTATCATCTTTTCACG GAGCCAAACTACGAGGATCCCCTGAATCACGATGCAGCCGCAGTGTTGAGAGACAACCCAAAGATGTTTGAATCGAATGTGAGAAGGGCTATGGCTGGTGGGTATGTGGGGCAAACCTCCTTCCCACGCTGTATGTAG
- the LOC133812584 gene encoding NEDD8-conjugating enzyme Ubc12 isoform X1: MIRLFKVKEKQRELAENANGGAPVKKQSAGELRLHKDITELNLPKSCAISFPSGKDDLMNFEVTIRPDEGYYLGGTFLFSFHVSPVYPHEAPKVKCKTKQVYHPNIDLEGNVCLNILREDWKPVLNINTIIYGLYHLFTEPNYEDPLNHDAAAVLRDNPKMFESNVRRAMAGGYVGQTSFPRCM, encoded by the exons ATGATTAGACTATTTAAAGTAAAGGAGAAGCAGAGAGAACTTGCTGAAAATGCCAACGGAGGGGCACCTGTTAAGAAGCAGTCCGCTGGGGAGTTGCGTCTTCATAAAG ATATAACTGAACTGAACCTACCGAAATCATGTGCCATTTCTTTCCCAAGTGGCAAGGATGACCTGATGAATTTTGAGGTTACAATTCGACCTGATGAAGGATATTATCT AGGTGGCACATTTTTGTTCTCTTTCCATGTTTCGCCTGTTTATCCACACGAAGCACCAAAAGTCAAGTGTAAGACCAAG CAGGTCTACCATCCTAATATTGACTTGGAAGGGAATGTATGTCTGAACATCTTGAGAGAAGATTGGAAACCTGTTCTCAATATAAACACTATAATCTACGGATTGTATCATCTTTTCACG GAGCCAAACTACGAGGATCCCCTGAATCACGATGCAGCCGCAGTGTTGAGAGACAACCCAAAGATGTTTGAATCGAATGTGAGAAGGGCTATGGCTGGTGGGTATGTGGGGCAAACCTCCTTCCCACGCTGTATGTAG